In Palleronia sp. LCG004, a single window of DNA contains:
- a CDS encoding DUF934 domain-containing protein: MSVIVTDDGFRTDDWATGYAVAADWPSEGGTLALDLPSDADPTTLGDKLAAPMIRVDFPAFSDGRGFTIAAELRRMGYGGRLRAKGHVIADQYAMARRSGFDEVEIDDALALRQTEDQWLARADWRAHSYQDRLRG; the protein is encoded by the coding sequence ATGAGCGTGATCGTAACCGATGACGGCTTTCGCACGGACGATTGGGCAACGGGATACGCCGTTGCCGCAGACTGGCCTTCCGAGGGCGGCACGCTTGCCCTCGACCTTCCGTCGGATGCAGATCCGACAACGCTTGGCGACAAGCTGGCCGCACCGATGATCCGGGTGGACTTTCCGGCCTTCTCGGACGGACGCGGTTTCACCATCGCGGCCGAACTGCGGCGCATGGGGTATGGCGGGCGGCTGCGGGCGAAAGGTCACGTCATCGCGGATCAATACGCAATGGCGCGCCGGTCGGGTTTCGACGAGGTAGAAATCGACGACGCGCTCGCTCTGCGGCAGACCGAGGATCAATGGCTTGCCCGCGCGGATTGGCGTGCCCATTCCTATCAGGACCGCCTGCGCGGCTGA
- a CDS encoding XdhC family protein has translation MTARHDDIPAIALDWIRAGKGAALATVVETWGSAPRPVGSQLAISSEGEIAGSVSGGCVEGAVVVEALEAVDGGGSRILDFGVSDDEAFAVGLACGGRIRVLVEPIRTGDLDPDLLSELVQTRAARRQVAYEVDTESWQRRLRHPPDHSERFRLDRSGFEEGETRFVAIHNPPLRMMVVGGVHIAQPLIRMAELTGFDPLLIDPRESFASQTRFPSVSLGHDWPDEALGAEGLDARCCVVTLTHDPKLDDPAIEAALRSDVFYLGCLGSNRTHAKRLARLAERGFAKADLDRIHAPVGLDIGSRSPAEIAISIMAEIVQSLRQG, from the coding sequence ATGACCGCCCGGCACGACGACATCCCTGCTATCGCGCTTGACTGGATCCGCGCGGGAAAAGGCGCGGCGCTCGCCACCGTGGTGGAAACCTGGGGATCGGCCCCGCGCCCCGTGGGGAGCCAGCTTGCCATCTCGTCCGAGGGGGAAATCGCGGGATCGGTCTCGGGTGGTTGTGTCGAAGGAGCGGTGGTCGTCGAGGCACTCGAAGCGGTGGACGGGGGCGGTTCACGGATCCTCGATTTCGGAGTTTCGGACGACGAGGCCTTCGCAGTCGGTCTGGCCTGCGGCGGACGGATTCGGGTGCTGGTCGAGCCGATCCGGACGGGCGATCTTGACCCCGACCTCCTGTCGGAACTGGTCCAGACGCGGGCGGCCCGGCGTCAGGTCGCATACGAGGTCGACACGGAAAGCTGGCAGCGCAGACTCCGCCACCCGCCGGACCATAGCGAACGGTTTCGCCTCGACCGTTCCGGATTCGAGGAGGGGGAAACCCGCTTCGTTGCGATCCATAATCCTCCCTTGCGGATGATGGTCGTCGGTGGCGTACATATCGCACAGCCGCTTATCAGGATGGCGGAACTTACGGGTTTCGACCCGCTTCTCATCGATCCGCGCGAAAGCTTTGCATCCCAGACCCGCTTTCCGAGCGTCAGCCTCGGCCATGACTGGCCGGACGAGGCGCTGGGGGCAGAGGGTCTCGATGCCAGATGCTGCGTCGTGACGCTGACGCATGATCCAAAGCTCGACGATCCGGCGATCGAGGCCGCGTTGCGTTCCGACGTGTTCTATCTCGGATGTCTCGGATCCAACCGAACCCATGCCAAGCGTCTTGCACGGCTAGCGGAGCGCGGCTTTGCCAAGGCCGATCTTGACCGGATCCATGCGCCGGTCGGCCTCGATATCGGTTCCCGGTCTCCCGCAGAGATCGCGATCTCGATCATGGCGGAAATCGTGCAGAGCCTCAGGCAGGGCTGA
- a CDS encoding molybdopterin-binding protein — translation MRFGPVPLDDALGAILAHSQPVSGGRIRKGHPLDAPDIDALRAEGLLEVVVAQLDPDDVGEDAAAERLAHALVPNPAAVHLRLGRAATGRVNLHATKAGILDLDSDAVGALNALDPNVTVATLPPLARVSEGQMVATVKIISYAVPKRILNLGEREVAGALGIRPVRARRATLIITDLGTGPGKGEAAIARRLDRLGIALDPAIVVAHDTGSIAQALSAAEGDLLLILTASATSDIADVGPSGLVDAGGTLSRFGMPVDPGNLLFLGDLGGRAVIGLPGCARSPALNGADWVLERVACGHIPDAAEFAAMGVGGLLKEPPSRPHPRDRR, via the coding sequence ATGCGATTCGGTCCGGTCCCGCTCGACGACGCGCTCGGCGCGATCCTCGCTCATTCGCAGCCCGTGTCGGGCGGGCGTATCCGCAAGGGTCATCCTCTCGATGCGCCTGACATCGATGCGCTGCGCGCCGAGGGCCTTTTGGAGGTCGTCGTGGCGCAGCTCGACCCTGATGACGTGGGCGAAGACGCGGCAGCCGAAAGGCTTGCACATGCGCTCGTCCCCAACCCGGCTGCCGTCCATCTTCGGCTCGGGCGGGCCGCGACGGGGCGTGTCAACCTGCACGCGACGAAAGCCGGAATCCTCGACCTCGATTCGGATGCGGTGGGGGCGCTCAATGCGCTTGACCCGAACGTAACGGTCGCCACGCTGCCCCCCCTGGCGCGTGTGAGCGAGGGACAGATGGTCGCGACGGTCAAGATCATCTCCTACGCCGTGCCCAAGCGGATCCTTAATCTAGGGGAGCGCGAGGTCGCAGGTGCGCTTGGCATCCGTCCAGTCCGGGCGCGGCGCGCAACGCTCATCATCACCGATCTGGGAACCGGCCCGGGCAAGGGGGAGGCCGCGATCGCAAGACGGCTCGACCGGCTCGGCATCGCGCTCGACCCCGCAATCGTCGTCGCTCACGACACGGGCTCGATCGCGCAAGCGCTGTCCGCGGCGGAGGGGGATCTGCTACTGATCCTGACCGCGTCCGCCACTTCGGATATCGCGGATGTCGGGCCGAGCGGGCTCGTCGATGCGGGTGGAACATTGTCGCGGTTCGGGATGCCGGTCGACCCGGGCAACCTGCTTTTCCTCGGTGATCTCGGCGGGCGCGCGGTCATCGGATTGCCCGGCTGTGCGCGCTCTCCAGCGCTCAACGGTGCGGATTGGGTGCTGGAACGGGTGGCTTGCGGTCACATCCCCGACGCGGCCGAATTCGCGGCGATGGGCGTGGGGGGCCTACTCAAGGAACCGCCGAGCCGCCCCCATCCCCGCGACCGCCGCTAA
- a CDS encoding endonuclease/exonuclease/phosphatase family protein encodes MISIAYLSLVCIAAALFVVATALPLAPSHAWWVRAWDFPRVQLLILGVIVLFSAIFLAPVWKWAIVVPVLAGCIYQAIRILPYTPLMPTEMTLLDRDDSGSQVVILASNVEEPNDRYDDVAQQIREVDPDILFLMETDQTWYDQLEKGVTAYPNVVTELRNNYYGLIFATRLKVHAAHVTYLTPDDTPTLFAELETDAGNRFRFIGLHPRPPVPGNSTDDRDAQIIFSARFAREQDMPVIAVGDFNDAAWSDTSRRFKHVGGYVDPRVGRGMIASFDAKSRLLRAPIDQFYATPDIGVVEFRRGPAVGSDHFPMISRIELDPEKVRGANKAPSEMPQDELDELDRIVGEYRKTLDPDHLPDFK; translated from the coding sequence TTGATCAGCATCGCTTACCTTTCGCTCGTCTGCATCGCCGCCGCGCTCTTCGTCGTGGCCACGGCCCTACCGCTCGCACCGTCGCATGCATGGTGGGTCCGCGCCTGGGATTTCCCCAGGGTGCAACTTCTCATCCTCGGCGTGATCGTTCTGTTCTCGGCCATCTTCCTCGCGCCCGTCTGGAAATGGGCGATCGTGGTGCCCGTGCTTGCAGGTTGCATCTATCAGGCGATCCGCATCCTGCCCTACACGCCGCTGATGCCCACCGAGATGACGCTGCTGGATCGAGACGACAGCGGCAGTCAGGTCGTCATCCTCGCATCGAATGTCGAGGAGCCGAACGACCGGTACGATGACGTGGCCCAGCAGATCCGGGAGGTCGATCCCGACATCCTCTTCCTCATGGAAACGGATCAGACCTGGTACGACCAGCTCGAGAAGGGCGTAACCGCCTATCCGAACGTAGTGACCGAGTTGCGCAACAACTACTATGGCTTGATCTTCGCGACCCGGCTCAAGGTGCATGCAGCGCATGTGACCTACCTGACGCCCGACGACACTCCCACACTCTTCGCCGAGCTGGAGACGGATGCCGGTAACCGGTTCCGGTTCATCGGGCTGCATCCGCGCCCGCCCGTGCCCGGAAATTCGACCGATGACCGCGATGCGCAGATCATCTTCTCGGCGCGCTTCGCCCGCGAGCAGGATATGCCGGTGATTGCCGTCGGAGATTTCAATGATGCCGCCTGGTCGGATACGTCGCGGCGGTTCAAGCATGTCGGCGGTTATGTCGATCCACGCGTGGGCCGCGGCATGATTGCGAGCTTCGACGCCAAGTCACGCCTTCTTCGCGCCCCGATCGATCAGTTCTACGCGACACCCGATATCGGCGTGGTCGAGTTTCGCCGCGGCCCGGCCGTGGGATCTGACCATTTTCCGATGATCTCGAGGATCGAACTCGATCCGGAAAAGGTGCGCGGTGCGAACAAGGCCCCATCCGAGATGCCGCAGGACGAGCTCGACGAGCTCGATCGGATCGTGGGTGAATATCGCAAGACGCTCGATCCAGACCACCTACCCGATTTCAAGTAA
- a CDS encoding phosphoadenylyl-sulfate reductase, giving the protein MPLEAPLDPVALRVAELNTRLANHGAMAVLRHAMSDAQVGRIALVSSFGAESVVLLHMAATIDRHVPVIFLDTEMLFHETIQYQEMLAEQLGLSDLRRIRPDRAETARRDLQGTLHRSEPDACCTLRKSEPLDRALGTFDAWITGRKRFQGGARTGLDFFEAGDDGRIKVNPLAHWTRDDIADYMLNNRLPRHPLVRHGYRSIGCAPCTSRVRDGEDERAGRWRGQDKVECGIHFKDGKMVRTTG; this is encoded by the coding sequence ATGCCGCTTGAAGCCCCGCTCGATCCCGTGGCGCTGCGCGTGGCAGAACTCAACACGCGCCTCGCCAATCACGGTGCGATGGCCGTGCTGCGTCATGCGATGTCCGATGCCCAGGTCGGACGCATCGCGCTCGTCTCGTCCTTCGGGGCCGAGTCGGTGGTCCTGCTGCACATGGCCGCGACGATCGATCGGCATGTACCGGTGATCTTTCTAGATACGGAAATGCTCTTTCACGAAACGATCCAGTATCAGGAAATGCTGGCCGAGCAACTGGGCCTGAGCGATCTGCGCAGGATCCGGCCCGACAGGGCAGAAACGGCACGGCGCGATCTGCAAGGTACGCTTCACCGGTCGGAACCCGATGCCTGCTGCACGCTGCGCAAAAGCGAACCGCTGGATCGTGCGCTCGGGACGTTCGACGCCTGGATCACTGGGCGCAAGCGGTTCCAGGGCGGCGCGCGTACCGGTCTCGACTTCTTCGAGGCTGGCGACGACGGACGGATCAAGGTCAACCCGCTCGCACACTGGACCCGCGACGACATCGCCGACTACATGCTCAACAACCGCCTTCCGCGACACCCGCTCGTCCGGCACGGCTATCGCTCGATCGGGTGCGCGCCCTGCACCTCTCGCGTGAGGGATGGCGAGGACGAGCGCGCGGGCCGTTGGCGCGGGCAGGACAAGGTCGAATGCGGCATTCATTTCAAGGATGGCAAGATGGTGCGCACGACTGGCTGA
- the infC gene encoding translation initiation factor IF-3, with protein MARRPHNAPPARDTGPRVNGRIRASEIRLIGADGENVGVVTPDRGMELAEEAGLDLVEISPNATPPVCKIMDFGKFKYEQQKRESEARKKQKTIEIKEVKFRPNTDTHDYDVKMRNVVKFLEAGDKVKVTLRFRGREMAHQDLGRDLLERVADDTKELGKVENFPKMEGRQMVMLIGPTK; from the coding sequence ATCGCCCGTAGACCCCACAACGCCCCACCGGCACGCGACACCGGTCCCCGCGTCAACGGACGCATCCGCGCGAGCGAGATTCGCCTGATCGGCGCGGACGGAGAGAATGTCGGCGTCGTCACGCCCGATCGCGGCATGGAGCTTGCCGAGGAGGCCGGTCTCGATCTGGTCGAGATTTCGCCCAACGCGACGCCCCCCGTCTGCAAGATCATGGATTTCGGCAAGTTCAAGTACGAACAGCAGAAGCGTGAATCCGAAGCGCGCAAGAAGCAGAAGACGATCGAGATCAAGGAGGTCAAGTTCCGCCCGAACACCGACACCCATGATTACGACGTGAAAATGCGCAATGTCGTCAAGTTTCTCGAGGCCGGCGACAAGGTCAAGGTCACGCTCCGCTTCCGAGGTCGCGAGATGGCGCACCAAGATCTCGGGCGCGATCTGCTCGAGCGGGTGGCAGACGACACCAAGGAACTTGGCAAGGTCGAGAACTTTCCAAAGATGGAAGGCCGACAGATGGTGATGCTGATCGGGCCGACCAAGTAA
- the cysG gene encoding siroheme synthase CysG, whose protein sequence is MKHFPIFLAVEGRRIVLAGGGDAALSKLRLLLKTEARLTVFAADPAPEIVDWAADGRLTLLRRKMEPGDTLCAKMFYAASEDAEEDARTAAIAHADGALVNIVDNLEDSAFITPAIVDRDPVTVAIGTEGAAPVLARSIKRDLEERLPPALGTLARIGKTFRKAADALPFGRARRDFWSDYYGGAGAAALSRGGEAAVRPALSNLLAAHLSTSPREGHVHFVGAGPGDPELLTLKARNALHEADVVIHDRLISPEILELARREAILVEAGKEGFGPSMPQERINELIVEHAQNGAQVVRLKSGDPTVFGRLDEEIEAMDSAGIGYTIVPGITAASAAVAGIGQSFTRRGRNGSVRFLTGHDMKGFAEQDWAQLARPGEVAAIYMGKRAARFIQGRLMMHGADPATPVTIVENAGRPDARVLATTISQLEPALSEAGLTGPAILMLGLAPRAAENAAKTIDIPVQEAAL, encoded by the coding sequence ATGAAGCATTTTCCGATCTTCCTTGCCGTCGAGGGACGACGCATCGTTCTCGCAGGTGGTGGCGACGCCGCGCTGTCGAAGCTGAGGCTGCTGCTCAAGACCGAAGCCCGGCTTACAGTCTTTGCCGCGGATCCCGCCCCCGAGATCGTCGACTGGGCCGCCGATGGCCGCCTGACACTTCTGCGCCGCAAGATGGAGCCCGGAGATACCCTCTGCGCCAAGATGTTCTACGCCGCGAGCGAGGATGCCGAAGAGGACGCCCGCACGGCCGCGATCGCGCATGCCGACGGGGCTCTCGTCAATATCGTCGACAATCTCGAGGACAGCGCCTTCATCACTCCCGCCATCGTCGACCGCGATCCGGTCACGGTCGCCATCGGCACGGAAGGCGCGGCCCCAGTTCTCGCCCGCAGCATCAAACGCGATCTCGAAGAGCGACTGCCGCCCGCGCTCGGCACACTTGCGCGGATCGGCAAGACGTTCCGCAAGGCCGCCGATGCCCTGCCCTTCGGCCGTGCGCGGCGCGACTTCTGGTCCGATTACTACGGCGGTGCCGGAGCCGCTGCACTGTCCCGTGGCGGAGAGGCGGCGGTACGCCCCGCACTCAGCAACCTTCTCGCGGCGCATCTGTCGACCAGCCCGCGCGAGGGTCATGTCCATTTCGTGGGTGCCGGGCCGGGCGATCCCGAGCTTCTGACGCTGAAGGCCCGGAATGCGCTGCACGAGGCCGACGTGGTGATCCATGACCGCCTGATCTCGCCCGAGATCCTCGAGCTGGCACGGCGCGAGGCGATCCTTGTCGAAGCGGGCAAGGAAGGCTTCGGCCCCTCGATGCCTCAGGAGCGGATCAACGAGCTGATCGTCGAACATGCTCAGAACGGCGCGCAGGTCGTCCGACTCAAGTCCGGGGACCCGACCGTCTTCGGCCGGCTGGACGAGGAGATCGAGGCGATGGACAGCGCCGGTATCGGCTACACGATCGTGCCGGGAATCACGGCGGCCTCGGCGGCCGTGGCCGGCATCGGCCAGAGCTTCACCCGGCGCGGGCGCAACGGATCGGTGCGGTTCCTGACCGGCCACGACATGAAAGGCTTTGCCGAGCAGGACTGGGCGCAACTTGCCCGGCCGGGCGAAGTCGCTGCGATCTACATGGGCAAGCGCGCGGCGCGGTTCATACAAGGCCGGCTGATGATGCATGGCGCGGACCCCGCGACGCCCGTCACGATCGTCGAGAATGCGGGACGTCCCGATGCGCGCGTTCTCGCGACGACGATCTCGCAGCTTGAACCCGCTCTGAGCGAGGCCGGGCTGACCGGTCCCGCAATCCTTATGCTGGGCCTCGCCCCGCGCGCCGCCGAGAACGCGGCCAAGACCATCGACATTCCCGTTCAGGAGGCCGCGCTATGA
- a CDS encoding Lrp/AsnC family transcriptional regulator: MEVRLDALDRKILVAVQRDASRSLDEIAREVGSSKTPVWNRMRKLREAGVIGQQTVLLDPEALGLEACFFVLIRTSEHDADWQTRFLHTLRARPEVLEAHRLAGDIDYILKVRVANARAYDNFYQALISEVKIHNVTALLSMEELKYTTELPL, encoded by the coding sequence ATGGAAGTCCGGCTGGATGCGCTCGATCGGAAGATCCTCGTTGCCGTGCAGCGCGATGCGAGCAGGTCGCTCGACGAGATCGCGCGGGAGGTCGGCTCGTCCAAGACGCCCGTCTGGAACCGGATGCGCAAGCTGCGCGAGGCGGGGGTGATCGGCCAGCAGACCGTGCTGCTCGACCCCGAGGCGCTGGGTCTGGAGGCCTGCTTCTTCGTGCTGATCCGTACGTCCGAACACGACGCGGATTGGCAAACGAGGTTCCTGCACACGCTGCGCGCCCGGCCCGAGGTGCTGGAGGCACACAGGCTCGCAGGCGATATCGACTACATCCTCAAGGTTCGCGTCGCCAATGCCCGCGCCTATGACAACTTTTATCAGGCGCTGATCTCCGAGGTGAAGATCCACAACGTGACGGCACTCCTCTCGATGGAGGAACTGAAATACACGACCGAACTGCCGCTCTGA
- a CDS encoding DUF2849 domain-containing protein encodes MSRAFTPKVVTANDLLLGDAIWLTDEDEWTRDLARAELIEDEAHAQLRLLHAQGQPDIAVGPYLADAKAGAKGAEPVHFREAFRTRGPSNYAHGKQEEV; translated from the coding sequence ATGAGCCGCGCATTCACCCCAAAGGTCGTCACGGCCAATGACCTTCTTCTCGGCGATGCCATCTGGCTCACCGATGAGGACGAATGGACCCGCGATCTCGCACGGGCCGAACTCATCGAGGACGAGGCGCATGCGCAGCTCCGACTGCTCCATGCCCAAGGCCAGCCCGATATCGCGGTGGGCCCCTATCTGGCGGATGCGAAGGCAGGAGCGAAAGGGGCCGAACCCGTGCATTTCCGCGAGGCGTTCCGCACACGCGGCCCGTCGAACTACGCCCACGGCAAGCAGGAAGAGGTCTGA
- a CDS encoding ferredoxin--NADP reductase yields MNEMTSPKTGTVKALPDAQRVTEVRHWTDRLFSFRVTRPASLRFRSGEFVMIGLLKEDGKPLLRAYSIASPAWDDSLEFYSIKVPDGPLTSRLQHIEVGDEIILRPKPVGTLVHDALLPGKRLWFFSTGTGIAPFASLLREPQTYEDYDEIILTHTCRDVAELEYGRQLIEDLRADEMMRELLGDALDKLRYYPTTTREESPKMGRVTDLLRSGAIFDDLGIDRGMNPEADRAMVCGSIGLNTDLKEILEGYGLREGANSNPAEYVVEKAFVG; encoded by the coding sequence ATGAATGAGATGACGAGCCCCAAGACCGGCACCGTAAAGGCCCTTCCCGATGCGCAACGCGTGACGGAGGTCCGGCACTGGACCGACCGGCTCTTTTCCTTCCGCGTCACGCGTCCGGCAAGCCTCAGGTTCCGGTCGGGTGAATTCGTGATGATCGGATTGCTGAAGGAAGACGGAAAGCCGCTTTTGAGAGCTTATTCCATCGCCTCACCCGCATGGGACGATTCGCTCGAATTCTATTCGATCAAGGTTCCGGATGGCCCCCTGACGAGCCGACTCCAGCATATCGAGGTTGGCGACGAGATCATCCTGCGGCCCAAGCCTGTCGGCACCTTGGTCCATGACGCCTTGCTGCCGGGCAAACGGCTCTGGTTCTTCTCGACCGGAACGGGCATCGCGCCATTTGCGAGCCTTCTGCGCGAACCGCAGACCTATGAGGATTACGACGAGATAATCCTCACGCATACCTGCCGCGATGTGGCCGAACTCGAATACGGGCGGCAACTGATCGAGGATCTCCGAGCGGACGAGATGATGCGCGAACTACTCGGCGATGCTCTCGACAAGCTGCGGTACTATCCGACGACGACGCGCGAAGAGAGCCCAAAGATGGGTCGAGTGACTGATCTTCTGCGATCCGGTGCGATCTTCGACGATCTCGGGATTGATCGGGGAATGAATCCGGAAGCCGATCGCGCCATGGTCTGCGGGTCGATCGGGCTCAATACAGATCTCAAGGAGATCCTTGAAGGCTACGGCCTCCGCGAGGGGGCGAACAGCAATCCGGCGGAATACGTTGTCGAGAAAGCCTTTGTCGGTTGA
- a CDS encoding nitrite/sulfite reductase yields MYKYNDFDEAFVRERVEQFRGQVERRIDGSLTEDEFKPLRLMNGLYLQLHAYMLRIAIPYGTLSGRQMRQLGMIADRWDRGYGHFTTRQNIQFNWPRLRDVPEILSALADVEMHAIQTSGNTIRNVTADHFAGASADEIADPRPYAELLRQWSTDHPEFQFLPRKFKIAVTGAAHDRAVIRAHDIGLQIVERDGATGFRVLVGGGLGRTPMIGKVIREFLPAEDLLPYTEAIVSVWNLLGRRDNKFKARIKITVHETGIDEIARMVEDRFAEIRPQFGGVDQQVLGEIQAQFAPPGFAAKPLDAYETAYAEDPVFRAWIDTNVAPHRRDDHAIVSISLKKHGATPGDATSAQMATMADLAERHAYDELRISHEQNVILPHVARADLPAVHAALKEAGLATANIGLVSDIIACPGMDYCALATARSIPVAQQIATRFEELKLERDIGPLKIKISGCINACGHHHVGHIGILGLDRAGVENYQITLGGDGTEDAVIGTRTGPGFAYDEIVPAIERIVDAYLSAREDPSETFLETYRRIGMEPFKAALYPEKARAHAA; encoded by the coding sequence ATGTACAAGTACAACGACTTCGACGAGGCCTTCGTGCGCGAGCGGGTCGAACAATTCCGCGGCCAGGTCGAACGTCGCATAGACGGCTCGCTTACCGAGGACGAGTTCAAGCCGCTGCGCTTGATGAACGGCCTCTACCTGCAGCTTCACGCCTACATGCTGCGCATCGCGATTCCCTACGGCACGCTTTCAGGCCGCCAGATGCGTCAGCTCGGGATGATCGCCGACAGATGGGATCGCGGCTACGGTCACTTCACGACGCGACAGAACATCCAGTTCAACTGGCCCAGGCTCCGCGACGTCCCCGAGATCCTGTCGGCCCTCGCCGATGTCGAGATGCACGCGATCCAGACGAGCGGCAACACGATCCGCAACGTGACCGCCGATCATTTCGCAGGCGCCTCGGCCGACGAGATCGCGGATCCCCGCCCCTATGCCGAGCTTCTGCGTCAATGGTCCACCGATCACCCCGAATTCCAGTTCCTGCCGCGCAAGTTCAAGATCGCCGTGACGGGTGCTGCGCATGACCGGGCCGTCATCCGCGCGCACGATATCGGCCTGCAGATTGTCGAACGCGACGGGGCGACGGGCTTCCGCGTCCTCGTGGGCGGCGGACTTGGCCGGACACCGATGATCGGCAAGGTGATCCGGGAATTCCTCCCTGCCGAGGACCTCCTGCCCTATACCGAGGCGATCGTCTCCGTCTGGAACCTGCTCGGACGGCGCGACAACAAATTCAAGGCGCGCATCAAGATCACCGTCCACGAGACCGGCATCGACGAGATAGCCCGGATGGTCGAAGACCGCTTCGCCGAGATCCGCCCTCAATTCGGCGGTGTCGACCAGCAAGTGCTGGGCGAGATCCAGGCTCAGTTCGCACCGCCGGGTTTCGCCGCGAAACCTCTCGACGCGTATGAGACCGCTTATGCCGAGGATCCCGTCTTCCGTGCCTGGATCGACACGAACGTCGCGCCGCACAGGCGCGACGATCATGCAATCGTCTCGATCTCGCTGAAAAAGCACGGGGCCACCCCTGGCGACGCGACAAGCGCGCAGATGGCGACGATGGCCGATCTCGCCGAACGGCACGCCTATGACGAGCTTCGGATCAGCCACGAGCAGAACGTTATCCTGCCGCATGTCGCCCGCGCCGACCTTCCGGCGGTACATGCGGCGCTGAAGGAGGCGGGCCTCGCAACCGCCAATATCGGTCTCGTCTCGGACATCATCGCCTGCCCCGGCATGGATTACTGCGCACTCGCCACCGCAAGGTCGATCCCCGTCGCGCAGCAGATCGCGACGCGCTTCGAGGAACTGAAGCTCGAACGCGATATCGGACCGCTCAAGATCAAGATCTCCGGCTGCATCAATGCCTGCGGGCATCACCATGTCGGCCATATCGGGATTCTGGGTCTCGACCGGGCGGGCGTCGAGAACTATCAGATCACGCTCGGCGGCGACGGGACGGAGGATGCGGTGATCGGCACGCGCACCGGTCCGGGCTTCGCCTATGACGAGATCGTTCCAGCGATCGAACGGATCGTCGATGCCTATCTCTCCGCGCGCGAGGACCCGTCGGAGACCTTCCTCGAAACCTACAGGCGGATCGGTATGGAGCCGTTCAAGGCCGCGCTCTATCCGGAGAAAGCCAGAGCCCATGCCGCTTGA
- a CDS encoding sugar phosphate isomerase/epimerase — protein sequence MKTMKGPGLFLAQFAGDEAPFDSWDAITRWAAECGYAGVQVPVWDARLVDLEKLATSESYRDEWTGTARQNGVEVTELSTHVLGQLVAVHPAYDDWVAGFAPSEFAGRPQARQDWAVKQVKAAITASRHLGIGQHATFSGGLAWPFIYPFPQRPQGLVDTAFDELARRWRPILDHAEENGVDVCYEIHPMEDLHDGVTFEMFLERLNGHPRCNMLYDPSHYVLQCLDYLENIDIYAERIRMFHVKDAEFRPTGRQGVYGGFQPWVNRAGRFRSPGDGQVDFGAIFSKLAAHDFDGWAVVEWECALKHPEDGAREGAQFVKDHIIRVTPHAFDDFAGGGDDDAMNRKLLGIG from the coding sequence ATGAAGACGATGAAGGGCCCTGGCCTATTCCTCGCGCAATTCGCGGGCGACGAAGCGCCGTTCGACAGCTGGGACGCGATCACCCGCTGGGCGGCCGAATGCGGGTATGCGGGCGTGCAGGTTCCAGTCTGGGACGCACGGCTCGTGGACCTCGAGAAACTCGCAACCTCCGAGAGCTATCGCGACGAGTGGACCGGCACGGCCCGGCAGAACGGCGTAGAGGTCACCGAGCTTTCGACCCATGTGCTCGGACAGCTCGTGGCTGTCCACCCGGCCTATGACGACTGGGTCGCGGGTTTCGCGCCCTCAGAATTCGCCGGCAGGCCGCAGGCGCGGCAGGACTGGGCGGTCAAGCAGGTGAAGGCGGCGATCACCGCGTCGCGGCATCTCGGGATCGGGCAGCATGCGACGTTTTCCGGGGGGCTCGCCTGGCCCTTCATCTATCCGTTCCCGCAGCGCCCGCAGGGTCTGGTCGATACGGCTTTCGATGAGCTAGCGCGCCGCTGGCGGCCGATCCTCGACCATGCCGAGGAGAACGGCGTCGATGTCTGCTACGAAATCCACCCGATGGAGGATCTGCATGACGGCGTGACCTTCGAGATGTTCCTGGAGCGGCTGAACGGGCATCCGCGCTGCAACATGCTCTACGATCCGAGCCATTACGTGCTGCAATGTCTCGATTATCTGGAAAACATAGACATCTATGCCGAACGAATCCGCATGTTCCACGTCAAGGATGCCGAGTTCCGGCCGACGGGTCGCCAAGGCGTTTACGGCGGCTTCCAGCCCTGGGTGAACCGCGCCGGCCGCTTCCGCAGCCCAGGTGACGGACAAGTCGATTTCGGCGCGATCTTCTCGAAGCTTGCGGCGCATGATTTCGACGGCTGGGCCGTGGTCGAATGGGAATGCGCACTCAAGCATCCCGAGGACGGCGCACGCGAGGGTGCGCAATTCGTCAAGGACCACATCATCCGCGTGACGCCTCATGCCTTCGACGATTTCGCGGGCGGCGGCGATGACGACGCCATGAACCGCAAGCTTCTGGGGATCGGCTGA